TGCAGGGTCTTCTGGTTGCGTGCGACGAGGGCTCGGGCCGTGATCATCTCGCAGACGTACAGCCCAGACGAGGTGCCGGTCAGTTCCTGCTCGATCTCGCGGCAGAGCACGCGAAACGGCATGTTTGTCACTCCCGCCATGGGCGCGAGGATGACGGGGGAGTTGAGCGTGAAATCCCCGATGCGCAGCGCGAGTGGTGCCGAGAGTGCCTGAGTCATAGTACGCACCATTGTCCACGCAGGTGGCGTAACAGTCCAATTCGAAGCACCCCCTGAAAAGCGTTTGACGTTGCCTATTGCACTAAAATTTAGTACAAGAAAAGTAGTGCCTAGCATTGTTTCCGCACTCCCCATATGGTGGAGGCGTAAAGAGTCCAACAAAAAACCGAATGAGGGATTGAACTATGACTGAACGTATTGCTAACGCCGGGCTGCGCGACAAGGTGATGTCCGCTGAGGAGGCCGTGCAGTTCGTCAACCACGGCGACAAGGTAGGCATGTCCGGGTTTACCGGTGCTGGCTACCCCAAGGCCCTGCCGGGCGCGATCGCGCAAAAGGCGAAGGAGGCCCACGATAAGGGCCAGGGCTACGCCATCGATCTGTTCACCGGCGCGTCGACCGCACCGGAGTGCGACGGCGTCCTCGCCGAAGCGGACGCGCTGCGCTACCGCATGCCCTACCAGTCCGACCCGCAGTTGCGTAACAAGATCAACGAAGGCGCCATCAAGTTCCAGGACTTCCACCTCTCCCACTCGGGCATGATGGTGGAGCAGGGCTTCTTCGGCGACCTCGACGTCGCCATCGTCGAGGCCGTTCGCATCACCGAGGACGGCAACATCGTGCCTTCGTCGTCCGTGGGCAACTCCGTGGAGTTCCTCAACGCCGCGAAGAAGATCATCATCGAGGTCAACTCCTGGCAGTCGGAGGAACTCGAGGGCATGCATGACATCTGGCTCGTGCCGCCGCTGCCGAACCGCATCCCGGTCCCGATTACCAACGCCGGCGACCGCATCGGCACCTCCTACATCGAGGTTGACCAGTCCAAGATCGTCGCGATTGTGGAGACGGACGCCCCGGACCGCAACGCTCCGTTTAAGGCCCCCGATGAGGTCTCCGAGCAGATCGCTGGCCACTTCCTCGACTTCCTCGAGAACGAGGTCAAGGCCGGCCGCCTCGCCTACGACCGCTACGTCATGCAGTCGGGCGTCGGCAATGTGCCCAACGCCGTGATGGCGGGCCTGATGGAGTCCAAGTTCGAGAACATCCAGGCCTACACCGAGGTCATCCAGGACGGCATGGTCGATCTCATCGACGCCGGCAAGATGACCGTCGCCTCCGCCACCTCGTTCTCCCTGTCGCCGGAGTACGCGGAGAAGATGAACAACGAGGCGTCGCGCTACCGCGATTCCATCATCCTGCGTCCGCAGTCGATCTCGAACCACCCCGAGGTGATCCGCCGCGTCGGCCTGATCGCCACCAACGGCCTGATCGAGGCCGACATCTACGGCAACGCCAACTCGACCCACATCAACGGCTCCCGCCTGATGAACGCCCTGGGTGGCTCCGGCGACTTCACCCGTAACGCGTTCGTCTCCTCCTTCATCTCCCCCTCGGAGGCGAAGGGCGGCGCGATCTCCGCGATCGTCCCGTTCGTCTCGCACGTGGACCACACCGAGCACGACGCAATGGTCTTTGTCACCGAGTACGGCGTGGCCGACCTGCGCGGCCTGGCCCCGCGCGATCGCGTGGCCAAGATGATCTCGATCGCGCACCCCTCCTACCGACCGCTGCTCGAGGAGTACGTTGAGCGCGCCGGGAATTCCAAGTTCCAGCAGACCCCGCACGATCTGCGCCACGCCTTCGACTTCCACATCCGCTCCCTCGAGACCGGAACCATGAAGACCGAGGGCTAAAAGCTCGCCTTCGCTATTCGACGCCCCGCTTACCTAAACCGGTAAAAGCGGGGCGCGCGCATTGGGCCAGCCCGATTTCTATCCGCCTGTGCTGACCCGCTACCATGTGTGCGTCGGGCCTTTAGCTCAGTTGGTAGAGCTACGGACTTTTAATCCGCAGGTCCCGGGTTCGAGCCCCGGAGGGCCCACGAAACACTAAAACCCCTGGTCACCACTGACCGGGGGTTTTGTCATGTTTGCACACGTCACAGGCCATATTACTATCTAGACCTAGCAACCCAAAAGGGGACACGACAGCCCACCGAATAGGGAATAATTAGGGAATCTAGAGGGAATCGCACGACATGGCACAACGCACCCGCGCCACATTCGGCAAAATCGCCGCGAAGAACGGCAAGTACTACGCGGAGTACTCGCACGACGCGGCCAAACACACACCCGGTCATGGCTTTACCAAACGGCACCAAGCCCAGAAATGGCTCGACCGCGAAGCCGACCTCATAGCCGAAGGTCGATGGGTACCGCCGAAGCAACGCCGCGACGAAGCAAAGCGCCTAGCCGAACTAGAAGCCGCCCAATCGCTCACGGTCGCTGAACTCATAGATGACTGGCTTACCCGCGCCCCGCTGAAAGAAGCCACAAAACGCAGTCACCGCAAACGGCTTAACCTGCGCGTACTGGGCGAAGTTGACCCGCTAGGCCGCAACGTGCTTCAACTCAACGGCGTAACCCCGCTAGGCGACGTGCGCGTCATCGACGTGGACAAGCAACGAATCAGACAATGGGTGCGCGAGGTGGAATCAGCGTGGCCGCAGGACAGCCCCGGTTACAGCACCTCCTACCACGCTAAGAAACGCCTTAACACAGCGTTCAAATGGGCTATTGACGAGCTGGAACTAATCACCGAAAACCCAGTTTCCACCGTCTCGATGAAGCCGCCACGCAACACCACGAAGGATCAGACCGTGCTCTCCGACGCGGAAGCCCAGGCGCTCATAGCCGCATTCCCCGACTGGCTTCAGCACGCACCGCGAATCATGCTGTACGCGGGCTTACGACTGGGCGAACTGCTGGAACTGCGCGTGAAAGACCTCGACGGCACCACCGCGCCGGGCACCCCGCTCACAATCCATATAGCCCGCAACATGCAAGACACCAACACCCCCACCGGCGGCAAGGAAGTCCTGATCAACGACACCCCGAAAACAGCCGCCGCCGTACGCTCAATCACCCTCGATATCGTGACCAGCGACGCGATCCGCCAACACCTCGCAGACTTCCATAAGCGCGCCCCAGAAGCGCTCGTCGTGTCCCGTAAGGGCGGAACGCAGTTCACCCAGGGCAACTACCGCGATAACTACTTCAACCCCGCAAAACGCCACATAGGCCGCCCTGACATCACCCCGCACAGCACGCGGCGCTACTACGGAACGAAGCTCGTCACATTCGCCCTCGCCGGGTCGTTTTCATTGGAGGATGCAAGGCGGCTCATGGGGCACGAAACAACTGAACAACTCATGGAATACATGCGCGCCCAGAGCGATTACAGAGACCGTGCAGCCGCCGCATTTAACCAGATCGCAGGACACTAACAACCAAAGCAGCCACTAAAGCGGACAGGAGGGCTTGAATCAACCCAAAAAACCGTATACACTTTCCCACGTGGACCAACTATGTCCACACACAGCAAGGCCCGAACTGCTAAAACAAGCAGGTAACGGGCCTTTTTTCATGCCCCAAATAAGACGGGCGCGGGCTAACCAAGACCCCGCAAACACAACAAGCCAACACACGGCAACTACGTCAACGAGGAACGCATGACGCAGCAGACAATCACCCGGAAGTGGCTCACCCTCAAAGAAGCCGCCGTTTACACCGGGTACAGCGTGAAAACCCTCCGCCGCCGCATCCAAGACGGGACCTTAAAAGCGTCACGAACGGGCCGCGACTACCGCGTAAAAACCGACGACCTCGACGCGATGTTCCAAGAAGTCAAGGTCTACAACTAAGGATCAAAAATGACCACTACAACGAAAACACCCCCGGTGCCACCACAGCACACCGAGGGCCAGACACAAGCAACCACCAAAGTCGAAGCGTCTACCAGCGACTATACCACACGCATGTACCAGCAAACCGCGACGGCGCTGCTCATGTCTGCGCTCACCGCGACACCCGCGCAGGTGATCGTCGAAGTCGCAGCGACTCTACAATCCCGCGACTGGCCGACACCCGCCCATCGCACCGTCTGGCAGGCAATCGCCGCACACGCCGACGACCTCACCCGCGCCGGGCAGGGTGCTACCTTGCCGGTTATCGAGGACGTGGCCGGAGCACTCACCCAGGCCGGAGACATGAACAACGAATACGTCCGGGCCGTGCTACTCGACGCGGTAGGGACGGTTCGCGGTGGGCGTTCAACCCCGCCACAAGCCACCGAACGGCTAGCAAACCTACTACGCCGCTACCGGCTGCTAAACGTGCTCAAAGCAACCGCAGAAGCCCTACAGCAGGCCGCAGACGCCGGAGACGACGCGATCCGCCGAGCCGTGCGTTACACCCGCTACCTACCCACCTACGCAGCCCGCGCCGGGGTGAGCGTCGATGACTAGCGCCCAGCAAAAAACCTCCAAGCCCTCGCCACAACGCGGGGGCTTTACTCATTCCACGTTCAAGTTTGAACACCTAAGAGCACAGCAAGTAGCGGCAGCAATCAGCCGCCGGGCTAGCGCCAGGCGCGAACCACCGCAGCCATTGGACTGGCAGCAGACCAGGGCAGGTCTAGAACGCAGACGTGAAACCGAGAAGCGACTAGCGCCCATGTGGCCGGTTCAGTAAGCCCCCCTAGACGAACCGGACGAACCGGACGAACCGGACGAACCGGACGAACCGGACGACTACGCCCAAGAAAGGCAAATAATGTACGAACTCGCAAACATTATCGACGTGCTCGACCCCACCAGCGGGGAAGCCGTGCTCAACGTGACCGAGCAATGGCTAGGCACCTACATTAAAACCGCTCACCGTGACGACCTCGCAACACTCACGCTATGGGCCGTGGCAACCCACCTCGCCAACGAGACATGGACATCACCGCGCCTATTGCTTGACTCACCGGCACCAGGGAGCGGCAAGACAACCACGCTCGACCACCTCCAAAGGCTAACCTACAAAGCCGTACAAGCCGCTAGCCTATCCAGCCCCTCTCTACTCGCCCGCCTGCTCGAACGGGAACCCCGAACCGTGCTCGTAGATGAAGTAGACCGAACCCTCGACCCCAGGAACGACGGCTCGAAAGAACTGCTAGCCGTCCTCAACAGCGGATACAGGCGCGGAGCGTCGCGGCCCGTCCTCGTTCAGCGAAAAGACGAAAACGGCGTAACCGAATGGCAACCCGTTGAAATGTCCACTTACGGGCCGGTAGCCCTGGCCGGTAACAGCCCGAACCTCCCGGACGACACCCGGAGCCGCTGTATCACCGTGCTACTACTGCCAGACCTCGACGGCACCGTCGCCGATAGCGACTGGCAACACATCGAGCAGGACGCGCTTACGCTACAGGGCCATATCACCGCATGGGCCGACCTGGTACGCGGTCAGGTAGAAGCCGATCAGATTGACTACGCCACCGAAACCTACACCGACCCAGCAACCGGCGAACAACGCACCCTCGCAGGCCTACGGGGCAGAAACCGCGAAAGGTGGGCACCACTACTCAAAGTTGCCCGAGCCGCCGGGGGCGACTGGCCAGACCGAGCGAAACACCTAATCCTCAACGACCTAGACCAACAGAGCGACGACCGGGAAGCAGGTCTAACCCGCGTACCCCGACACGTTCAGTTGCTACGCGACATCGCGGCAGGCTGGCCGACCGATACCAACGGCACCCCGCAATCGTTCACCCCAACCGCCGACCTACTGCGACACGTCACATGGGCCAATCCAGATTACTGGGGTACCGGAGCAGATCGCGGCGAACTGAAAGCCCAAGGCCTAGGAAGGTTACTCGCTCACAAGTTTTCGATCAGGTCACAGAGAGCAACAGGCGGCGACCGGGAGCGTGGATACTGCCTGGCGGACTTCTACCAAGCGTTTTCCTCATTTGGTGTAGCCCAGCCCGGCGCGAACTCGTCCGGTTCGTCCGGTTCGTCCGGTTCGTCCGGTTACCACACCCCCACCCACTAACCGGACGACCAAAAGGACGACACCAACAACTACGCAGAAATACACAAAGCAATGAGCGCAAGAACAGTTAAGGCAAAGCTCTACAGCGACCAAGGCGCGCCCTTTATCAATCTGCCAATCCGGGTGACAACTAGCCGGACAGGGCAACACTTCGTGAGTGTTCGGATCGGCAACACCGGGCAGGTTGTCTCACTTCGCGCCGACCAGGCCCGCAAACTCGCCGACACCCTCCACGACCGCCTGGATCAAATCGACAACAACGACCCGAAAGGAATCGAATAACCATGCCACAGAAACAACTCACCGACGAACAACGACAGGCAATCCTCGACCACCGCGCCGACGGCTGGACGCTAAGAGAAATAGCCCGGGAAATCGGTTGCTCACCGGCGACCGTCTCCCGAACCCTCCGCAACGCTGGGGTCGACACTAACCCGTCGATCACGCTGGAAGCAGCGCAGGCACGCTGGGAGAACGCCCGGGCAGCGTCCTATGACATGCTGGCTAATCTGCTCGACGACATCGACAGCCTAAGTGCCCGCATGTGGGAGCCGTACACAACCTACCTCAACGGCCC
Above is a window of Corynebacterium sanguinis DNA encoding:
- a CDS encoding tyrosine-type recombinase/integrase, with product MAQRTRATFGKIAAKNGKYYAEYSHDAAKHTPGHGFTKRHQAQKWLDREADLIAEGRWVPPKQRRDEAKRLAELEAAQSLTVAELIDDWLTRAPLKEATKRSHRKRLNLRVLGEVDPLGRNVLQLNGVTPLGDVRVIDVDKQRIRQWVREVESAWPQDSPGYSTSYHAKKRLNTAFKWAIDELELITENPVSTVSMKPPRNTTKDQTVLSDAEAQALIAAFPDWLQHAPRIMLYAGLRLGELLELRVKDLDGTTAPGTPLTIHIARNMQDTNTPTGGKEVLINDTPKTAAAVRSITLDIVTSDAIRQHLADFHKRAPEALVVSRKGGTQFTQGNYRDNYFNPAKRHIGRPDITPHSTRRYYGTKLVTFALAGSFSLEDARRLMGHETTEQLMEYMRAQSDYRDRAAAAFNQIAGH
- a CDS encoding acetyl-CoA hydrolase/transferase family protein; this encodes MTERIANAGLRDKVMSAEEAVQFVNHGDKVGMSGFTGAGYPKALPGAIAQKAKEAHDKGQGYAIDLFTGASTAPECDGVLAEADALRYRMPYQSDPQLRNKINEGAIKFQDFHLSHSGMMVEQGFFGDLDVAIVEAVRITEDGNIVPSSSVGNSVEFLNAAKKIIIEVNSWQSEELEGMHDIWLVPPLPNRIPVPITNAGDRIGTSYIEVDQSKIVAIVETDAPDRNAPFKAPDEVSEQIAGHFLDFLENEVKAGRLAYDRYVMQSGVGNVPNAVMAGLMESKFENIQAYTEVIQDGMVDLIDAGKMTVASATSFSLSPEYAEKMNNEASRYRDSIILRPQSISNHPEVIRRVGLIATNGLIEADIYGNANSTHINGSRLMNALGGSGDFTRNAFVSSFISPSEAKGGAISAIVPFVSHVDHTEHDAMVFVTEYGVADLRGLAPRDRVAKMISIAHPSYRPLLEEYVERAGNSKFQQTPHDLRHAFDFHIRSLETGTMKTEG
- a CDS encoding helix-turn-helix domain-containing protein encodes the protein MTQQTITRKWLTLKEAAVYTGYSVKTLRRRIQDGTLKASRTGRDYRVKTDDLDAMFQEVKVYN
- a CDS encoding helix-turn-helix domain-containing protein; translated protein: MPQKQLTDEQRQAILDHRADGWTLREIAREIGCSPATVSRTLRNAGVDTNPSITLEAAQARWENARAASYDMLANLLDDIDSLSARMWEPYTTYLNGPDGPVAVTLAEPPLSEVARIADQMRKTAVQIHQLQEQIDRGSDTDKARGILQDLFEGFKMVAALAEPDNNPGTYDSDYDVNTDPEQQQ
- a CDS encoding DUF3631 domain-containing protein, with amino-acid sequence MYELANIIDVLDPTSGEAVLNVTEQWLGTYIKTAHRDDLATLTLWAVATHLANETWTSPRLLLDSPAPGSGKTTTLDHLQRLTYKAVQAASLSSPSLLARLLEREPRTVLVDEVDRTLDPRNDGSKELLAVLNSGYRRGASRPVLVQRKDENGVTEWQPVEMSTYGPVALAGNSPNLPDDTRSRCITVLLLPDLDGTVADSDWQHIEQDALTLQGHITAWADLVRGQVEADQIDYATETYTDPATGEQRTLAGLRGRNRERWAPLLKVARAAGGDWPDRAKHLILNDLDQQSDDREAGLTRVPRHVQLLRDIAAGWPTDTNGTPQSFTPTADLLRHVTWANPDYWGTGADRGELKAQGLGRLLAHKFSIRSQRATGGDRERGYCLADFYQAFSSFGVAQPGANSSGSSGSSGSSGYHTPTH